A region from the Palaemon carinicauda isolate YSFRI2023 chromosome 16, ASM3689809v2, whole genome shotgun sequence genome encodes:
- the LOC137655273 gene encoding uncharacterized protein, whose product MRYMRREVGARLNVMFNGELLEEVDQFKYLGFVVVANNEVEADVNQRVNEGCKVLGAVKGMIENRRLGMNVKRVLYEKVVVPTVMYGSELCGMKVTQGQKLKAFEMKCLRSMTVVSRLDKMVPGS is encoded by the exons atgagatacaTGAGAAGGGAggttggtgctaggttgaatgtcatgttcaatggagagttacttgaggaagtagatcagtttaagtacttggggttcgTTGTTGTTGCAAATaatgaagtggaagcagatgtaaatcagagagtgaatgaaggatgtaaagtgttaggggcagtgaagggaatgATAGAGAATAgaaggttaggaatgaatgtaaaaagagttttgtatgagaaagtggttgtaccaactgtgatgtatggatcggagttgtgtggtATGAAAGTGACGCAGGGACAGAAATTGAAggcatttgagatgaagtgtctgaggagtatgactgttgtatctcgattagataag atggttcctggttcctaa